GTCGTTTGTTTCGACGAGGTGGCGGGTATCTCCTTCGACCAAAAGGACGGCGCCAACATCATGAAAGGGTACATGGCGGCGGGCGAGTTCAGCCGCGGCAAGGACAGCATCCGGGCCGATGGCGGGATCGTCATGATCGGGAATTTCGATGTCGATGTTCAGCAGCAGCAACGCATTGGCCATCTCCTGAGCCCCCTGCCGCCCGAAATGCGCAACGACACCGCTTTCATGGATCGCATTCATGGTTATGCACCGGGTTGGGATTTCCCAAAGCTCGATCCGAACGAGCACCTCACCAATCACTTCGGACTGGTGTGCGATTTCCTGAGCGAATGCTGGCACGGGCTTCGGATGACCGGTCGCGTTTCCACGCTCCTGGAACGCACACATTTGGGAGGCGCCTTGAGCGGGCGCGATATCGAAGCCGTTACAAAGACGGCCAGTGGCCTCCTGAAGCTGCTTTTCCCCGATCCGGAAATGCCGGTTCCCGACGAGGATCTGGAGCGTATCATTCGTCTCGCTCTTGAGTCCCGGCGAAGGGTCAAGGAACAGCAAAAGCGCTGCCTGAAGAGCGAATTCCGCAACACCCACTTCAGCTTCACCCTTGGGGTGGACGGGATCGAGCAGTTTGTTTCGACACCCGAGCTTCACAGCGATGAGGCCATCGATCCCGATCCATTGCCACCGGGTCAGATCTGGGCCATCAGTCCGGGCGGAACCGAGGCGGGGCCCGGCCTGTACCGCATCGAGGCGACGGTCGGGCCGGGTTCCGGAATCAAGGTCTTGAACACACCAACCCCGCCATCATTCCGTGAGAGCGTGCGGGTCGGCGAGCAGAACCTTTACACCCGAGCGAAAAGCCTGGTGGGCGATCGTGACCCGCGGTCCCACGAATTTTCGATCCAGATGCGAGCGATGGATGCCGACCGCACCGGCGCCGGCGTAAGCTTCCCAGTTCTCGTAGCGCTCACCGGCGCGTTGCTCGAACGCAGCACGAAAGGCGGGCTCATTGTTGTGGGGTCGCTCAACTTGGGCGGCTCGATCGAGATGATTCCCAACGCCGTTGCGATCGCCGAGATCGCGATCGAAAAGCAAGCGTCTACTCTGCTAATGCCGATATCCGCGAGACGGCAACTTTTCGACCTGCCCGACGAACTGGCGACAAGGGTCAGCGTCGAGTTTTACAGCGAGCCAACGGACGGCGTATTCAAAGCGATGGTCGAATGACCCCATCACCTGCTCGCGCGACTAACTGCAAAAGCCAGGGATGACTTCTCGAAACGGGAAACGGGCTTAGCCGACATGACCTCACCAGTTACAGCAGCAATGCTCTACGACCTGGTCCAGTGCCCTCACCGGCCGACAATGGACTTGTTCGGCGACCCGGCGCAGCGCGACGAAATCAGCCCCTTCGTGCGTCTGCTCTGGGAAAAGGGCACGGCGTACGAGAAGAACGTGATCGACGGCCTCGAGCTACCGCTACTCGATCTATCGCGGTATGCCGGCGACGAAAAGGAATGGCGGACATTCGAGGCCATGCAGCGCGGCGAGCCGCTGATTTACAGCGCGCGTATCACCGCGGACGATCTTCTCGGAGATCCAGACCTGCTGCGGCGGGAGGGCTCTGGCTACGTGGCGGGGGACATAAAGTCCGGTTCGGGGGAGGAAGGCCAGGACGACGACGCGAAACTGAAGAAGCACTACGGTGTGCAGCTCGCCCTCTACACGGACATCCTCGAGCGCAGAGGCCTGGCCGGTTCGAGACGGCCATTCGTGTGGGATATTCACGGGGAGGAGGTCACCTACGATCTCGAGGAACCGCAGGGCAAGCGGAACCCAACGACGATATGGCAGATCTACCAGGACGCGCTGGCCCAGGCGCAGCGCATCGTCGCGCAAACCGAGCGGAGCGACCCGGCGTATTGTGGAGCCTGCAAGCTTTGTCACTGGTACACAGCCTGCGTAGCAGACCTCGAATCGGCCGATGATCTGACGCTGCTGCCCGAACTCGGCCGGGCGAAACGCGACGTCATGGTCGACCGAATTCCCACTGTATCCAATCTCGCGACGACCAACGTCGACGGGTTTATTTCGGGAAAGAAGACCGCGTTCAAGGGCATCGGGCCCGGCACGCTGCGCAAGCTGCAGGCACGCGCCAAGCTCAACAAGACGAAGGGCGCCGGGCCCTACCTCACGGCACCGGTCAGCCTGCCGAGCTCCGAGACCGAGCTCTTCTTCGACATCGAGGTCGATCCGATGCGCGACTTCTGTTACCTGCACGGCTTCGTCCGCCGCCGCGGTGGAGACAATACGACCGAGCGGTACGTCGCTTTTTTCACCGACGCGGTGAGCCGCGAAGAAGAGGAGCGCGCCTTCGCCGAGGCGTGGCGATACATCGGCGATCACCAGCCCTGTGTCGTCTACTACTACTCAAAATATGAGCGCACGATCTGGCGCCAGCTGCAGTCGAAGTACCCCTCGGTCTGCACCGCCGACGACATCGAGGATCTGTTCCATCCGAGCCAGTCGGTGGACCTCTATTTCGATGTTGTGAAGAAGGCCACCGAGTGGCCGACCCGGGATCACTCCATCAAGACGCTTGCCAAATTCCTCGGCTTCAACTGGCGGGATACGCACCCTTCGGGTGCCGCTTCGATCGAGTGGTTTGACCGCTGGATTCGAACGGGCGACCCCTCAGTGAAACGACGCATCCTTGATTACAACGAGGACGATTGTGTGGCGACGCGCGTAGTTCTCGACGGCATCCGGGCTTTGTCAGGCGGAGTATAAAGCTGCTTCGGCCTGCCTCCGCAGGATCAGCCCCTTACGCAACCCGTCATCGAATTTCCATCGTGACTGCGATTCTCGATTTTGGGGGAGCCAATGCCGGACCTAGATCTAGGTAACATTGCTGACGTTGATCTTTCCACCTCAGGGCGGAGTTCCACGGAACGCGCGTTTGCCGGCTATCGGTTGCTCGCGTGCATG
This portion of the Myxococcales bacterium genome encodes:
- the brxL gene encoding BREX system Lon protease-like protein BrxL; translation: MEMDALDRKAASVFDGYLVRKDLVRKYSRQYPVPTYVVEFLLGRYCATVNEEEIAEGIEIVEKQLKDRTVRTGEEEVFKHKARERGSVKLIDIVKARLDAKNDCYIVELPSLALRDVRIRDELVREHERMLTDGFYGEVSLGYDPQIAQQQSGRPFSIETLRPIQMSKSDVLDTLCRGRREFETGEWIEFLIRSIGLEPRGLDDRAKQIVLLRMVPFVERNYNFVELGPRGTGKSHLFQQISPYSHLISGGKATVAKMFVNMANGQRGLVCHYDVVCFDEVAGISFDQKDGANIMKGYMAAGEFSRGKDSIRADGGIVMIGNFDVDVQQQQRIGHLLSPLPPEMRNDTAFMDRIHGYAPGWDFPKLDPNEHLTNHFGLVCDFLSECWHGLRMTGRVSTLLERTHLGGALSGRDIEAVTKTASGLLKLLFPDPEMPVPDEDLERIIRLALESRRRVKEQQKRCLKSEFRNTHFSFTLGVDGIEQFVSTPELHSDEAIDPDPLPPGQIWAISPGGTEAGPGLYRIEATVGPGSGIKVLNTPTPPSFRESVRVGEQNLYTRAKSLVGDRDPRSHEFSIQMRAMDADRTGAGVSFPVLVALTGALLERSTKGGLIVVGSLNLGGSIEMIPNAVAIAEIAIEKQASTLLMPISARRQLFDLPDELATRVSVEFYSEPTDGVFKAMVE
- a CDS encoding TM0106 family RecB-like putative nuclease, with the protein product MTSPVTAAMLYDLVQCPHRPTMDLFGDPAQRDEISPFVRLLWEKGTAYEKNVIDGLELPLLDLSRYAGDEKEWRTFEAMQRGEPLIYSARITADDLLGDPDLLRREGSGYVAGDIKSGSGEEGQDDDAKLKKHYGVQLALYTDILERRGLAGSRRPFVWDIHGEEVTYDLEEPQGKRNPTTIWQIYQDALAQAQRIVAQTERSDPAYCGACKLCHWYTACVADLESADDLTLLPELGRAKRDVMVDRIPTVSNLATTNVDGFISGKKTAFKGIGPGTLRKLQARAKLNKTKGAGPYLTAPVSLPSSETELFFDIEVDPMRDFCYLHGFVRRRGGDNTTERYVAFFTDAVSREEEERAFAEAWRYIGDHQPCVVYYYSKYERTIWRQLQSKYPSVCTADDIEDLFHPSQSVDLYFDVVKKATEWPTRDHSIKTLAKFLGFNWRDTHPSGAASIEWFDRWIRTGDPSVKRRILDYNEDDCVATRVVLDGIRALSGGV